The stretch of DNA GCCGACGCGTTCTTCGTCTGCATGGCCACTTGAAAGCTGCCCGGCGCCTTGTTCACGGTGAAGAAGCTCGCCACCGAGTACGCCAGTCCGGCCTTCGTACGGATGTTGTCGAGCAGCCGCGACGAGAACCCACCGCCGCCCAGAATGTAGTTCATCACCTGTATGGCGTAGTAGTCCGGGTTGTCGCGGGCGATGCCGAGTTGACCGAGAACGATATTGGCTTGGCTGATGGGTTTGTTGATGGTCACCGTGCCGGCATGGGCGGGACCTGCAAGCGGATAGCGGAAGGGCGTCAGCGTGCCTTTCTTCCACTCCCGCAACGCCGATTCCATGCGCTCTCGAACCTCGCCTGCTGCCACATCACCAACCACCGTGATGATGGCCCCCTCCGGCCGGTAGTGCTCGGTGTAAAACGACACGATCTCGTTTCGCGTTGCCCTGCGCGCCGCCTCGGGCGTCCCGACGACGGGGTGGCCGTAGGGTCCGTCCCCGAAAGCAGTCTTGGCGAAAGCCCGTTGCGCCACCTTGCCCGGGTCGTCTTCCT from Candidatus Binatia bacterium encodes:
- a CDS encoding pitrilysin family protein, with amino-acid sequence MGAHRRTHTLWIVGCIIVAWTTLAAAATPPAERYTLSNGARLVVSEQHALPMVVVQMLIDAGSRRDPRGQEGVANLTADLLTEGTKTRTASQISQDFDFIGASYSTSADTDYATLSLRVLRKDLDTGLNLLMDVLLHPNFPDAEVGRRREAAVAQMKAEEDDPGKVAQRAFAKTAFGDGPYGHPVVGTPEAARRATRNEIVSFYTEHYRPEGAIITVVGDVAAGEVRERMESALREWKKGTLTPFRYPLAGPAHAGTVTINKPISQANIVLGQLGIARDNPDYYAIQVMNYILGGGGFSSRLLDNIRTKAGLAYSVASFFTVNKAPGSFQVAMQTKNASA